Proteins encoded by one window of Halictus rubicundus isolate RS-2024b chromosome 18, iyHalRubi1_principal, whole genome shotgun sequence:
- the LOC143362963 gene encoding galectin-8 yields the protein MSANQDNIIVQRRENARREFSFVDEDTIPLNESKPFPLKRLKPTTAIIVTGYICPNALRFSINLLCKVTGNIALHFNARLDRGYVVRNTKYKGSWEEEETCSPAGHSAFRRNSYIHILIFCTVNAFQVAVNGEHFCAFSYRMPLDDITSIEINGSLEDARFRQLDLFVYPDSKICKSSNFLSLTVDKPLVELLNVPITVELKTEFKRGTILFVAGRLKLLPHSFIVNLQNGKVIYPHPIIPLHLNPRFLYGSNAPYVVMNSWSNGSWGHEERHQGHLSWMPGRNFLLTIRGEFDTYTIWLNDKMICEFKYRCDPSIIDTIRISGDIVLYELAIKQTIN from the exons ATGTCTGCAAACCAAGATAATATTATTGTGCAAAGAAGAGAAAATGCTCGCCGAGAATTTTCGTTTGTCGACGAGGACACAATACCGTTA AATGAATCTAAACCGTTTCCTTTGAAGCGTCTTAAGCCAACAACGGCTATAATAGTTACAGGTTACATTTGTCCAAATGCATTAAG GTTTTCAATAAATTTGTTATGCAAAGTAACAGGTAACATTGCATTACATTTCAATGctcgattggatagaggatacgttgtACGAAATACGAAATACAAAGGATCTTGGGAGGAAGAGGAAACATGTTCTCCTGCTGGTCACTCAGCTTTTCGGCGCAACTCTTATATTCacattttaatattttgcaCTGTCAATGCATTTCAG GTGGCGGTAAATGGCGAACATTTTTGTGCGTTTTCATACAGAATGCCTTTGGATGATATAACGAGCATCGAAATAAACGGTTCACTGGAAGATGCCAGATTTCGACAACTTGACTTATTTGTCTACCCTGATTCAAAGATATGCAAATCGAGCAATTTTTTGAGTTTAACAGTCGATAAACCGCTTGTTGAGCTTCTC AATGTGCCAATCACTGTGGAGCTTAAAACTGAATTCAAGAGAGGGACCATACTGTTTGTAGCTGGAAGATTGAAACTTCTCCCTCATTC ATTTATCGTAAATCTGCAAAACGGAAAAGTgatctatcctcatcctataaTTCCACTGCATTTAAATCCGCGCTTTTTGTATGGTAGCAACGCGCCCTATGTGGTAATGAATTCTTGGTCAAACGGATCTTGGGGACATGAAGAAAGACATCAAGGACATTTATCATGGATGCCCGGTCGTAATTTTCTGCTAAC AATTCGTGGTGAATTCGATACCTACACGATATGGCTGAATGACAAAATGATTTGTGAATTCAAATACAGATGTGACCCGAGTATCATTGATACCATCAGAATTTCTGGAGACATTGTACTTTATGAATTAGCTATAAAGCAAACGATTAATTAA
- the Eco gene encoding establishment of cohesion produces MDSINSYKKKIKDLSLSTHSFYSKPDADSEKNYQIFNLSPQQNQRRTFSGQLHYNRKPQKRHTIGGLNSGVSHGIRKRKVKRSLNTTKDNKINATKNSIKDIEQSSINVQNKIFRINRIRYTRAPVEITVNRSPSPEIEHNKRFFKIKRSSQKNKSAVVIVNNNVKLKVTPDSKVSLNQEKLQSISQAHKRPKLMDISFDTTDLTVDDLELENTIEKNEVANILKALEDDWADDDYDTMETLTNKHIGYISPTKLITVVNDVTMSSANELSNMTSTMDIKDITTPLTFENISLDKNENNIEEKEPKYYPLFNKGYSSSKACEDIDKKSIDNTKSTINWQLSIKQNGSENQYQLDAGQKHFGATQCTECGAVYQIGDPEDENAHLNYHNNKKCLKFSGWKTERVIMEDPLSMSRVILVEPNDPKQYWNKIADVLTYVDRDLGLVDTKLSDYEQKKVYLYIRNKTILGVLVAEHITTAHRMIPELMELDCCTAESTPAKCGINVLWTEIKHRKQGIASKLVDILRSQFYYGYIMSLDDIAFSIPTLSGKIFAEKYTKTRNFKVYS; encoded by the exons ATGGATTCTATTAATAgctataaaaagaaaataaaagactTGTCACTGAGCACACACAGTTTTTATAGTAAACCTGATGCAGACTCCGAAAAGAATTAtcagatttttaatttatcacCGCAACAGAATCAAAGAAGAACTTTTTCTGGACAGTTGCATTATAATAGAAAACCACAGAAAAGACACACGATAGGAGGACTTAATAGTGGAGTATCTCATGGAATTAGGAAACGAAAAGTAAAACGTAGTTTAAATACTACAAAGGATAATAAAATCAATGCTACAAAAAATAGTATAAAAGATATTGAGCAAAGTAGTATAAATGTAcagaacaaaatttttcgaataaaTCGGATACGATATACTAGAGCACCTGTTGAAATAACAGTTAACAGATCCCCATCACCAGAAATTGAACACAATAAACGattctttaaaattaaaagatctTCACAGAAAAATAAATCAGCTGTGgtaatagtaaataataacgTTAAATTAAAGGTTACACCAGATAGTAAGGTATCGCTAAATCAAGAGAAATTACAATCTATTTCTCAAGCGCATAAACGACCAAAGTTGATGGACATTTCATTTGACACGACTGATTTAACAGTGGACGATCTTGAATTAGAAAATACTATAGAGAAAAATGAAGTCGCAAATATACTGAAAGCATTAGAAGATGATTGGGCAGATGATGACTATGACACAATGGAGACACTAACTAATAAACATATTGGGTATATTTCTCCAACAAAGCTGATAACAGTTGTGAATGATGTTACAATGTCTTCAGCAAACGAACTTAGTAACATGACATCAACTATGGATATTAAGGATATTACTACACCATTAACATTCGAGAATATTTCTTTAGataagaatgaaaataatattgaagaaaaagaaCCAAAATATTATCCATTATTTAACAAAGGATATTCATCTAGTAAAGCATGCGA agACATTGATAAAAAATCAATAGATAATACGAAAAGTACAATAAACTGGCAGTTATCGATAAAGCAGAATGGCAGTGAGAATCAATATCAGTTAGATGCAGGACAAAAACATTTTGGTGCAACACAGTGTACAGAATGTGGTGCTGTATATCAAATTGGTGATCCTGAAGATGAAAATGCTCATTTAAATTatcataataataaaaaatgtctaaaattTTCG GGCTGGAAAACAGAACGTGTAATTATGGAAGATCCTCTTTCAATGAGCAGAGTTATTTTAGTGGAGCCAAATGATCCAAAACAATATTGGAACAAGATAGCGGATGTGCTGACATATGTGGACAGAGATTTAGGATTAGTTGACACAAAATTATCAGACTATGAACAGAAAAAA GTTTACTTGTACATCAGAAACAAAACTATCTTGGGGGTTTTAGTTGCGGAACATATAACTACCGCGCATCGTATGATTCCTGAATTAATGGAATTGGATTGTTGTACGGCGGAAAGTACTCCTGCAAAATGTGGGATAAATGTTCTATGGACTGAAATAAAACATCGTAAACAAGGCATCGCTTCTAAACTGGTTGACATATTAAG atCTCAATTTTATTATGGTTATATTATGTCTTTGGATGATATCGCATTTTCAATCCCAACACtaagtggaaaaatatttgctgaaaaatatacaaaaactCGAAACTTTAAAGTTTATAGTTAA
- the Glyp gene encoding glycogen phosphorylase has product MSTSDVDHEKRKQISVRGIVDVENVGNFKKTFNRHLHYTLVKDRNVATSRDYFFALAHSVKDNLVSRWIRTQQYYYEKDPKRVYYLSLEYYMGRTLQNTMINLGIQGACDEAMYQMGLDIEELEELEEDAGLGNGGLGRLAACFLDSMATLGLAAYGYGIRYEYGIFAQKLKNGEQVEEPDDWLRYGNPWEKARPEFMLPVNFYGQVIDTPEGKKWVNTQVIFAMPYDNPVPGYKNNVVNTLRLWSAKSPVEFNLQFFNDGDYVQAVIDRNLAENITRVLYPNDNFFEGKELRLKQEYFMVAATLQDIIRRYKSSKFGSREHHRTDFDLFPEKVAVQLNDTHPSLAIPELMRILIDVEGLPWEKAWEITTKTCAYTNHTVLPEALERWPTSMLESILPRHLQIIYHINFLHLQEVSAKFPNDMDRLRRMSLIEEEGEKRVNMAHLSIVGSHAINGVAALHTEILKKSVFKDFYEMSPEKFQNKTNGITPRRWLLLCNPNLSDIIEEKIGDEWTVHLEQLVQLKQWAKDPVFQRSIIKVKQENKLKVAQLLEKEYGIKVNPASIYDIQVKRIHEYKRQLLNCLHVITLYNRIKKDPSAPFVPRTVMIGGKAAPGYHLAKKIIKLICSVGNVINNDPIVGDKLKLIFLENYRVTLAEKIIPAADLSEQISTAGTEASGTGNMKFMLNGALTIGTLDGANVEMAEEMGNENIFIFGMTVEQVEELQRKGYNAHDYYNRIPELKQCIDQIQGGFFSPNNPDEFKDISNVLLNWDRFYLFADYESYIRMQDCVSKTYQNEDKWVEMAIHNIASSGKFSSDRTIAEYAREIWGVEPSWQRLPAPHEPRDI; this is encoded by the exons ATGTCGACTTCAGATGTGGATCATGAGAAAAGAAAGCAGATTTCCGTGCGAGGTATCGTCGATGTCGAGAACGTTGGAAACTTTAAGAAAACGTTCAATCGACATTTGCATTATACACTCGTGAAAGATCGTAATGTGGCAACAAGCAGAGATTACTTCTTCGCTCTGGCACATAGCGTCAAGGACAACTTAGTGTCTAGATGGATACGTACTCAGCAGTACTATTACGAGAAGGACCCGAAG AGGGTTTACTACCTCTCCTTGGAATACTATATGGGAAGAACCCTCCAAAATACTATGATCAACTTAGGCATTCAAGGTGCTTGCGATGAAGCCATGTACCAG ATGGGTTTAGATATTGAAGAACTAGAAGAGCTTGAGGAAGATGCTGGTCTAGGAAATGGTGGTTTGGGAAGACTTGCCGCTTGTTTCCTTGACAGCATGGCCACCTTGGGCTTAGCTGCTTATGGATATGGTATTCGATATGAGTACGGAATCTTTGCACAAAAACTTAAAAATGGAGAACAGGTAGAAGAACCAGATGATTGGTTGAGATATGGAAACCCATGGGAGAAGGCAAGACCCGAGTTTATGCTCCCTGTAAACTTTTATGGACAAGTTATTGATACCCCAGAGGGGAAGAAATGGGTGAATACACAG GTTATATTTGCAATGCCCTACGATAACCCAGTTCCGGGATATAAAAATAATGTAGTAAATACACTTAGACTCTGGTCTGCTAAATCTCCAGTTGAATTCAATCTTCAATTTT TCAATGACGGTGATTATGTCCAAGCCGTAATTGATCGCAACTTGGCAGAAAACATTACCAGAGTATTGTACCCTAACGATAACTTCTTTGAAGGAAAGGAATTGCGTCTGAAACAGGAATATTTCATGGTGGCTGCAACTCTACAAGACATAATACGCAG ATATAAATCTAGCAAATTTGGTTCGAGGGAACATCACCGAACGGACTTCGATTTGTTCCCTGAAAAAGTTGCTGTTCAACTCAATGACACTCATCCTTCTTTGGCCATTCCTGAGCTAATGAGGATTCTTATTGACGTTGAAGGTCTTCCATGGGAAAAG GCTTGGGAGATCACAACCAAGACTTGTGCTTACACCAATCACACAGTGCTTCCAGAGGCCCTTGAAAGATGGCCAACAAGCATGTTGGAAAGCATTTTGCCTCGGCATTTGCAAATAATTTACCACATCAATTTCCTACATTTACAAGAAGTTTCTGCCAAGTTTCCGAATGATATGGATCGTCTTCGACGCATGTCTTTAATCGAAGAAGAGGGTGAAAAAAGAGTTAATATGGCGCATTTGTCTATCGTTGGTAGTCACGCTATCAACGGTGTTGCGGCGTTACATacagaaattctgaaaaagagCGT tTTTAAAGATTTCTACGAAATGTCACCTGAAAAGTTCCAGAATAAGACCAACGGTATTACACCAAGAAGGTGGCTTCTTTTGTGCAATCCGAATCTGTCAGATATCATCGAAGAA AAAATTGGTGACGAGTGGACAGTACATCTAGAACAACTTGTACAACTTAAACAATGGGCGAAAGATCCAGTCTTCCAACGCAGCATCATTAAAGtgaaacaagaaaataaattaaaagtagCGCAATTACTTGAAAAGGAATACGGCATTAAAGTGAATCCCGCTTCTATCTACGATATTCAG gtgaAACGGATACACGAGTACAAAAGACAGTTACTGAATTGTTTGCACGTCATCACGCTCTACAATCGAATAAAGAAAGATCCGTCTGCGCCTTTTGTCCCGCGCACCGTTATGATTGGAGGAAAAGCAGCACCGGGTTATcatttggcaaaaaaaattataaaattgataTGCAGTGTGGGTAACGTCATAAACAATGATCCAATTGTTGGTGACAAATTGAAGCTGATCTTTTTGGAGAATTATCGGGTTACGTTGGCAGAGAAGATTATTCCAGCGGCAGATTTAAGTGAACAAATTTCAACCGCTGGTACCGAGGCTTCCGGCACAGGAAACATGAAGTTtatg TTAAACGGAGCCCTAACAATCGGTACATTGGATGGTGCCAACGTCGAAATGGCTGAAGAAATgggaaatgaaaatatattcatCTTTGGCATGACGGTCGAGCAAGTAGAAGAATTGCAAAGAAAAGGCTATAATGCGCATGATTATTATAACAGGATTCCTGAATTGAAACAATGCATTGATCAAATCCAGGGTGGTTTCTTTAGCCCCAATAATCCAGACGAGTTTAAAGACATTTCCAACGTCTTACTCAATTGGGATAGATTCTACTTATTTGCCGATTATGAAAGCTACATACGGATGCAAGATTGCGTTAGCAAAACCTATCAGAACGAAGACAAATGGGTGGAAATGGCAATTCATAATATTGCTTCGTCTGGAAAATTCTCTTCAGATCGCACAATTGCTGAATATGCCCGTGAAATTTGGGGTGTTGAACCCTCATGGCAACGACTTCCCGCGCCCCATGAACCACGAGATATTTAA